A window of Roseovarius sp. THAF27 contains these coding sequences:
- a CDS encoding DMT family transporter, with translation MNAHLKGLLLTTLGVLFVVPDSLFVRLIEAEPLVVAFWRGITAGVFILVGVLAFMPRGSTRAALSTGWPGVIYIVLMGSTAPGFVLAVTQTSVANVVFIFASMPVFAALFGKVFLGEGISKRMVLTMLGVFAGLAIIAYGSGENEIASWKGDIWAVIVCASYAGALTAVRQLKDVSMIPAIPVAYIGAGLVVLPFVSPWVPVAAQWHLFALHGAFIAVATCFLTLGPRYISSAEVSLLILLESVLAPLLVWAVVGEDPGRWAIVGGAVVIGALVVSNMVALRRRR, from the coding sequence ATGAATGCGCATCTCAAAGGGCTGCTGCTGACCACGCTGGGCGTGTTGTTCGTGGTGCCCGATTCCCTGTTCGTGCGGCTGATCGAGGCGGAGCCGCTGGTCGTGGCCTTCTGGCGCGGGATCACCGCCGGGGTTTTCATCCTGGTGGGCGTGCTGGCCTTCATGCCGCGCGGGTCGACCCGCGCCGCGCTCAGCACCGGGTGGCCGGGGGTGATCTACATCGTGCTGATGGGCTCGACCGCGCCGGGATTCGTGCTGGCGGTGACGCAGACCAGCGTGGCGAACGTGGTGTTCATCTTTGCCTCGATGCCGGTGTTCGCCGCCCTTTTCGGCAAGGTATTCCTGGGCGAGGGGATCAGCAAGCGCATGGTGCTGACCATGCTGGGGGTGTTCGCCGGGCTGGCGATCATCGCCTATGGCTCGGGCGAGAACGAGATCGCCAGCTGGAAGGGCGACATCTGGGCGGTGATCGTCTGCGCCTCTTACGCCGGTGCGCTGACGGCGGTGCGGCAGTTGAAGGATGTCTCGATGATCCCGGCCATCCCGGTGGCCTATATCGGCGCGGGGCTGGTGGTGCTGCCCTTCGTGTCGCCATGGGTGCCGGTGGCGGCGCAATGGCATCTGTTTGCGCTGCACGGGGCGTTCATCGCGGTCGCCACGTGCTTTCTGACGTTGGGCCCGCGCTATATCAGCTCGGCGGAGGTGTCTTTGCTGATCTTGCTGGAATCGGTGCTGGCGCCGCTGCTGGTCTGGGCCGTGGTGGGCGAGGACCCGGGGCGCTGGGCCATCGTCGGCGGCGCGGTGGTGATCGGGGCGCTCGTGGTGTCGAACATGGTGGCACTCAGGCGGCGGCGATGA
- a CDS encoding 5-formyltetrahydrofolate cyclo-ligase, whose protein sequence is MSGAEDDPGGEPPCFAQNLVGGHIVDAQTWADVAQFRKSDRARLYALRKELSQDELAGQAAAAMATLTRVLGDVAGQTVAGYWPIRGELDLRPWLRRAIAAGAQVALPVVVEKGRAVAFHLWHPGAKMTRGIWNIPVPAEARAVTPDIVIAPLLGVDDGCYRLGNGGGYYDMTLAGLAPRPRVIGVGHDFCPVQTIFPQPWDVPMDEVILGDGSHVRRAA, encoded by the coding sequence ATGAGCGGCGCGGAGGATGACCCGGGTGGTGAGCCGCCGTGTTTCGCGCAGAACCTGGTGGGCGGCCATATCGTGGATGCGCAGACATGGGCCGACGTGGCGCAGTTTCGCAAGAGTGACCGCGCACGGCTTTATGCCCTGCGAAAGGAGCTGTCGCAGGACGAGCTGGCCGGACAGGCGGCGGCGGCGATGGCCACGCTGACCCGTGTTCTGGGGGATGTCGCTGGCCAGACCGTGGCCGGGTATTGGCCGATCCGGGGCGAACTGGACCTGCGGCCTTGGCTGCGCCGGGCGATTGCGGCGGGGGCGCAGGTGGCGCTGCCCGTGGTGGTGGAAAAGGGCCGGGCGGTGGCGTTTCACCTGTGGCACCCCGGCGCGAAAATGACGCGTGGCATCTGGAATATTCCGGTTCCCGCCGAGGCGCGCGCCGTCACGCCCGATATCGTCATCGCGCCGCTTCTGGGGGTCGATGACGGCTGCTACAGGCTGGGCAACGGGGGTGGCTATTACGACATGACGCTGGCCGGGCTGGCGCCGCGGCCAAGGGTGATCGGGGTGGGGCATGATTTCTGCCCAGTGCAGACGATCTTTCCGCAGCCCTGGGACGTGCCGATGGATGAGGTGATCCTGGGCGACGGGTCGCATGTGCGCCGCGCGGCGTGA
- a CDS encoding division plane positioning ATPase MipZ — protein MAHIIVVGNEKGGAGKSTVSMHVATALARMGHNVSALDLDLRQKTFGRYAHNRTAYLAKEGLDLPGPHYHDLPEVDPDKLKPGENVYDRRLSAAVAELEPDSDFIVIDCPGSHTRLSQVAHSLADTLVTPLNDSFVDFDLLAHVDTDGLKILGPSVYSEMVWNARQLRAQAGLKPIDWIVVRNRLGAQQMVNKEKMGAALENLAKRIGFRTAPGFNERVIFRELFPRGLTLLDLKDIGVKGLNISNVAARQELRDLIKALNLPGVTVEF, from the coding sequence ATGGCACATATCATCGTCGTCGGAAACGAAAAGGGCGGGGCGGGCAAATCCACCGTCTCGATGCATGTCGCGACCGCGCTCGCCCGGATGGGCCACAACGTCAGCGCGCTCGACCTCGACCTGCGGCAAAAGACATTCGGCCGCTACGCCCACAACCGGACGGCCTACCTGGCCAAGGAAGGGCTCGACCTGCCCGGCCCGCATTACCACGATCTGCCCGAGGTCGACCCCGACAAGCTGAAGCCCGGCGAGAACGTCTATGACCGCCGTCTGTCTGCGGCGGTGGCCGAGCTGGAACCCGACAGCGACTTCATCGTGATCGACTGCCCCGGCTCGCACACGCGGCTCAGCCAAGTGGCCCATTCGCTGGCCGATACATTGGTCACGCCCCTCAACGACAGCTTCGTCGATTTCGACCTCCTGGCGCATGTCGACACCGACGGGCTCAAGATCCTGGGGCCGTCCGTCTATTCCGAAATGGTCTGGAACGCGCGGCAGCTGCGCGCGCAGGCCGGGCTGAAACCGATCGACTGGATCGTGGTGCGCAACCGCCTCGGCGCTCAGCAGATGGTGAACAAGGAAAAGATGGGCGCGGCGCTTGAAAACCTCGCCAAGCGCATCGGCTTCCGCACCGCGCCGGGCTTCAACGAACGGGTCATCTTCCGAGAGCTGTTTCCGCGCGGCCTCACCCTGCTGGACCTCAAGGATATCGGCGTCAAGGGCCTCAACATCTCCAACGTTGCCGCGCGCCAGGAACTGCGCGACCTCATCAAGGCCCTGAACCTGCCCGGCGTGACGGTGGAATTCTGA
- the rpmE gene encoding 50S ribosomal protein L31 — protein sequence MKKDLHPDYHFIDVKMTDGTIVQMRSTWGSEGDTLSLDVDPSVHPAWTGGGTRLMDSGGRVSKFKNKYAGLGF from the coding sequence ATGAAAAAAGATCTGCACCCCGATTACCACTTCATCGACGTGAAGATGACCGACGGCACCATCGTCCAGATGCGCTCGACCTGGGGTAGCGAAGGCGACACCCTGTCGCTCGACGTCGACCCCTCCGTGCACCCCGCCTGGACCGGCGGCGGCACCCGCCTGATGGACTCCGGCGGCCGCGTGTCGAAGTTCAAGAACAAGTACGCGGGCCTCGGCTTCTAA
- the rplS gene encoding 50S ribosomal protein L19, which translates to MDLIAEIEAEQIAELGKTIPDFKAGDTVRVGFKVTEGTRSRVQMFEGVCISRKNGEGIAGSFTVRKISFGEGVERVFPLYSTNIDSIEVVRRGRVRRAKLYYLRQRRGKSARIAEVSNYKPKSGANA; encoded by the coding sequence ATGGACCTGATCGCTGAAATCGAGGCGGAACAAATCGCCGAACTGGGGAAAACCATCCCCGATTTCAAGGCCGGCGACACCGTGCGCGTCGGCTTCAAGGTGACCGAGGGCACCCGCAGCCGTGTGCAGATGTTCGAAGGCGTCTGCATCAGCCGCAAGAACGGCGAAGGCATCGCCGGCTCGTTCACCGTACGCAAGATTTCCTTCGGTGAAGGCGTGGAACGGGTGTTCCCGCTCTACTCGACCAACATCGACAGCATCGAAGTCGTACGCCGTGGCCGCGTTCGCCGCGCCAAGCTGTATTACCTGCGCCAGCGCCGCGGCAAGTCGGCCCGGATCGCAGAGGTTTCCAACTACAAGCCCAAGTCGGGCGCAAACGCGTAA
- the trmD gene encoding tRNA (guanosine(37)-N1)-methyltransferase TrmD, whose translation MSDKASKSHGRKSITASLKPRSLMDGPERLARAWSAQVITLLPDAFPGILGHSLTGKALKDDLWQLDTIDLRGFGEGKHRNVDDTPAGGGAGMVLRADVMGRALDHALPRAPKGAPLVYLSPRGTPFTQGMARHWATRPGVTMICGRFEGLDQRVIEHYDIQEVSLGDFVLTGGDLAAQAMIDATVRLLPGVLGNEASTEEESFSDGLLEHPQYTRPAEWQGRKIPDVLMSGHHGEIAKWRKAKSEELTKQRRPDLWSALSKRDD comes from the coding sequence ATGTCCGACAAAGCCTCGAAATCCCACGGTCGCAAGTCGATCACCGCATCGCTGAAACCGCGCAGCCTGATGGACGGCCCCGAACGCCTCGCCCGGGCGTGGTCGGCACAGGTCATCACCCTCTTGCCCGACGCGTTTCCCGGCATCCTGGGCCACAGCCTGACCGGCAAGGCGCTGAAGGACGATCTTTGGCAACTCGACACGATCGACCTGCGTGGTTTCGGCGAGGGCAAGCACCGCAACGTCGACGACACCCCCGCCGGTGGCGGCGCGGGGATGGTCCTGCGGGCAGACGTGATGGGCCGCGCCCTCGACCACGCCCTGCCGCGTGCGCCCAAAGGCGCGCCGCTGGTCTACCTCAGCCCGCGCGGCACGCCCTTCACCCAAGGCATGGCCCGCCACTGGGCCACCCGCCCCGGCGTGACGATGATCTGCGGCCGTTTCGAGGGCCTCGACCAGCGCGTCATCGAGCATTACGACATTCAGGAGGTCTCGCTGGGCGATTTCGTCCTCACCGGCGGCGACCTCGCCGCGCAGGCCATGATCGACGCGACCGTGCGCCTTCTGCCCGGTGTCCTGGGCAACGAGGCCTCCACCGAGGAGGAAAGCTTCTCCGACGGCCTGCTCGAACATCCCCAGTACACCCGCCCCGCCGAATGGCAGGGGCGCAAGATCCCCGACGTGCTGATGTCCGGCCACCACGGCGAGATCGCCAAGTGGCGCAAGGCCAAGTCCGAGGAATTGACAAAACAGCGCCGGCCGGATCTGTGGAGCGCACTTTCAAAGCGCGACGACTGA
- the rimM gene encoding ribosome maturation factor RimM (Essential for efficient processing of 16S rRNA): MTDLICIGAVAGAFGVRGELRLKSFTATPEDIATYGPVTSEDGTQSYTITLTGQSTKGALIARLSGVATKEQADALRGLRLFVERDRLPALPDDEYYHADLIGLDVYDTGGTLLGRVKSVQNHGASDILEIHGPGLKATVLLPFTLEAVPTVDLASGRIVADPPEGLF, translated from the coding sequence ATGACCGACCTTATCTGCATAGGCGCCGTCGCCGGCGCGTTCGGCGTCCGGGGCGAGCTGCGGCTGAAATCCTTCACCGCCACGCCCGAGGATATCGCCACCTACGGACCTGTCACCTCCGAGGACGGCACACAAAGCTACACCATCACCCTCACCGGCCAGTCCACCAAGGGCGCGCTCATCGCGCGGCTGTCCGGTGTCGCCACCAAGGAACAGGCCGACGCCCTGCGCGGCCTGCGTCTCTTCGTCGAGCGTGACCGCCTGCCCGCGCTGCCGGACGATGAATATTACCACGCCGACCTCATCGGGCTGGACGTATACGACACCGGCGGCACCCTCCTGGGCCGCGTCAAGTCGGTCCAGAACCACGGCGCGTCGGACATCCTCGAAATCCACGGGCCGGGGCTGAAGGCCACCGTCCTGCTGCCCTTCACGCTCGAGGCCGTGCCCACCGTCGACCTCGCCTCGGGCCGCATCGTCGCCGACCCGCCCGAGGGCCTGTTCTGA
- a CDS encoding peptidoglycan-binding protein: MSREIAAIDAQVAEVDATIARYDGGLVRDLAVARREALLLARQMVENRAQADRGDATVDVVVAAVTPDPAKADRLLGEMAAAQERIAEAEAEAKRSGGLIQAVALSRAETEKLTLAQLQMAYLQAKYGIAFPAPAPVTTTEPGATAALSETESQDGAANDGAASALDWADPRYPKVDYTLRPFEQASDDGDEISGWWTIERERAAIDDSPMVTAINYSEYDPQAFAGVTALLARCSEGQTAFIFIQDDFLIGDYRRQAFDMTIRIDEQEARTESWSSLTNNKGAGLFGAKAERMMRRIYEAETLFLRLVEKNGERHDASFDLAGHRDAIEAVARACGWSTLELSREDYKAIQTLLNAGGFDAGVADGQWGPGSRAAMKRFQSAKGLPETGAPDRKTLSTLGLAE, translated from the coding sequence TTGAGCCGCGAGATCGCGGCGATCGACGCGCAGGTCGCCGAAGTGGATGCAACGATTGCGCGCTACGACGGCGGGTTGGTGCGTGACCTTGCCGTTGCGCGCCGCGAAGCGCTGTTGCTGGCGCGGCAGATGGTGGAGAATCGCGCGCAGGCCGACCGTGGCGATGCGACGGTGGACGTCGTCGTGGCGGCGGTGACCCCTGACCCCGCCAAGGCGGACAGATTGCTTGGGGAAATGGCCGCGGCCCAGGAGCGGATCGCCGAGGCGGAAGCGGAGGCAAAACGCTCCGGCGGGTTGATCCAGGCGGTGGCGCTGAGCCGGGCCGAGACCGAAAAACTGACACTGGCGCAATTGCAGATGGCCTATTTGCAGGCAAAATACGGGATTGCCTTTCCGGCCCCGGCCCCTGTCACCACCACAGAACCTGGCGCGACAGCCGCTTTGTCCGAGACCGAGTCGCAAGACGGCGCGGCCAATGACGGGGCCGCATCGGCGCTCGACTGGGCCGATCCGCGCTATCCAAAGGTGGATTATACGCTGAGGCCCTTCGAGCAGGCCAGCGATGACGGTGACGAGATTTCCGGCTGGTGGACGATCGAACGAGAGCGCGCGGCGATTGACGACAGTCCGATGGTGACGGCGATCAATTACTCGGAGTATGACCCGCAGGCCTTTGCCGGGGTGACGGCGCTGCTGGCGCGGTGCAGCGAGGGACAGACGGCCTTTATCTTCATCCAGGATGATTTCCTGATCGGCGACTACCGGCGTCAGGCGTTCGACATGACGATCCGGATCGACGAGCAGGAGGCCCGGACCGAGAGCTGGAGTTCTCTGACCAACAACAAGGGCGCGGGCCTGTTCGGCGCAAAGGCCGAGCGGATGATGCGGCGGATCTATGAGGCCGAGACACTGTTCCTGCGCCTGGTGGAAAAGAACGGTGAGCGGCACGACGCATCCTTCGACCTGGCCGGGCACCGTGATGCGATCGAGGCCGTGGCCAGGGCGTGCGGCTGGTCGACGCTGGAGTTGAGCCGTGAGGATTACAAGGCGATCCAGACCCTGCTGAATGCGGGCGGATTCGATGCGGGTGTCGCGGATGGACAGTGGGGGCCGGGATCGCGCGCGGCGATGAAACGTTTCCAGTCCGCGAAGGGTCTGCCGGAAACCGGCGCGCCGGACCGCAAGACGCTGTCGACGCTGGGTCTCGCGGAATAG
- the rpsP gene encoding 30S ribosomal protein S16: MAMKIRLARGGSKKRPHYSIVAADSRMPRDGRFIEKLGTYNPLLPKDSEDRVKMNMERVQHWLDHGAQPSDRISRFLEAAGVLEKKERANMKKAEPGQKAKDRAEEKAAKAAEAAEAANAPAEEAPAEEAAAEETSES; encoded by the coding sequence ATGGCCATGAAAATCCGCCTTGCCCGTGGTGGCAGCAAGAAACGCCCTCACTACTCGATCGTCGCCGCCGACAGCCGCATGCCGCGCGACGGCCGCTTCATCGAGAAGCTGGGCACCTACAACCCGCTCCTGCCCAAGGACAGCGAAGACCGCGTCAAGATGAACATGGAGCGCGTGCAACACTGGCTGGACCACGGCGCACAGCCCTCCGACCGCATCTCGCGCTTTCTTGAGGCCGCCGGCGTTCTGGAAAAGAAAGAGCGCGCCAACATGAAGAAGGCCGAGCCGGGCCAGAAAGCCAAGGACCGCGCCGAGGAAAAAGCCGCCAAGGCCGCCGAGGCCGCCGAGGCCGCCAACGCCCCCGCCGAGGAAGCCCCGGCCGAAGAGGCCGCCGCGGAAGAAACCAGCGAAAGCTGA
- a CDS encoding chorismate mutase gives MTDADTSRAAALLKGHRESIDRLDAILVYTLGERFKHTQAVGALKAEHDLPPSDPAREAQQIARLEDLAHRADLDPEFAKKFLNFIIAEVIQHHKQHQT, from the coding sequence TTGACTGACGCCGACACCTCCCGCGCCGCGGCCCTTCTGAAGGGGCACCGCGAAAGCATCGACCGGCTCGATGCCATCCTCGTCTATACCCTGGGTGAACGCTTCAAGCACACCCAGGCCGTGGGTGCGCTCAAGGCCGAACACGACCTTCCCCCGTCCGATCCCGCCCGCGAGGCGCAACAGATCGCACGGCTCGAAGACCTGGCGCACCGCGCCGACCTCGACCCGGAATTCGCCAAGAAATTCCTCAACTTCATCATCGCTGAAGTGATTCAGCACCATAAGCAACACCAGACCTGA
- a CDS encoding GNAT family N-acetyltransferase encodes MGHRDIPVLETGRLVLRGPEAQDYPDFKATFASYRSRFMGGPLNPYEAWMLYAAEIGHWEIRGYGMWMIHLRDTDETVGMAGGWFPAKWPEREIAWIIWPDKAGKGFALEATHKVRDHLFSTAGWDSAVSYIDPKNLDSIRLAERLGCTKDHEAPSIDGSDAVYRHPSPATLKSGQIRDGIELEIGHYRDPLFKPKGMPID; translated from the coding sequence ATGGGACACCGCGACATCCCCGTGCTGGAAACCGGGCGCCTCGTCCTGCGCGGCCCCGAGGCGCAGGATTACCCCGACTTCAAGGCCACCTTCGCCTCCTACCGCTCGCGTTTCATGGGCGGCCCGCTCAACCCTTACGAGGCATGGATGCTCTATGCCGCCGAAATCGGCCACTGGGAAATCCGCGGCTACGGCATGTGGATGATCCACCTGCGCGACACGGACGAGACCGTCGGCATGGCCGGCGGCTGGTTCCCCGCCAAGTGGCCGGAACGCGAAATCGCCTGGATCATCTGGCCCGACAAGGCCGGCAAGGGCTTCGCACTCGAAGCCACGCACAAGGTCCGCGACCACCTCTTTTCCACCGCCGGCTGGGACAGCGCGGTCAGCTATATCGACCCCAAGAACCTCGATTCCATCCGCCTGGCCGAGCGCCTCGGCTGCACCAAGGACCACGAGGCGCCCAGCATCGACGGCTCCGACGCGGTCTATCGCCACCCGTCGCCCGCCACCCTGAAATCCGGCCAGATCCGCGACGGGATCGAGCTGGAAATCGGCCACTACCGCGACCCGCTCTTCAAACCGAAGGGGATGCCCATTGACTGA
- a CDS encoding GNAT family N-acetyltransferase: protein MKTTVDIPVLETEDLILRGYDEADFEAFAAFGTSDRAAYVGGPHTRWDSWRAFMAGIGHWALRGYGMWMIEHRATGSVAGRVGMILNDGWDEPELGWHIYDGFEGKGYAYQAAIAARDHAARHFGLDGVISYIDATNTRSLRLADRLGAKHERDGTVVGTPCQVWRHPRVAQPTAQPAEA from the coding sequence ATGAAAACCACCGTCGACATCCCCGTGCTCGAAACCGAGGACCTGATCCTGCGCGGCTATGACGAGGCCGATTTCGAGGCCTTCGCCGCCTTCGGCACGTCCGACCGCGCGGCCTATGTCGGCGGCCCGCACACCCGCTGGGACAGTTGGCGCGCCTTCATGGCCGGTATCGGCCACTGGGCCCTGCGCGGCTACGGCATGTGGATGATCGAACATCGCGCCACGGGCAGTGTCGCAGGCCGCGTCGGCATGATCCTGAACGATGGCTGGGACGAGCCGGAACTCGGCTGGCACATCTACGACGGGTTCGAAGGCAAGGGATACGCCTACCAGGCCGCCATCGCCGCCCGCGACCACGCTGCACGCCATTTTGGCCTCGACGGCGTCATCTCCTATATCGACGCCACCAACACCCGCTCGCTTCGTCTCGCAGACCGCCTCGGCGCCAAGCACGAGCGCGACGGCACCGTGGTCGGCACCCCCTGCCAGGTCTGGCGCCACCCCCGCGTGGCCCAGCCTACCGCACAGCCGGCGGAGGCCTGA
- a CDS encoding GNAT family N-acetyltransferase, whose translation MTLRLDIPRIETERLVLRGPEASDFEPLAGFLLDRERSWGFGTEKNMSRAWRWFAMSIGHWALHGFGYFTMEWKETGQPCGITGIWAPEGWPEPELGWVVYDRFEGRGIAFEGAERARRWAYQDLGLTTLTSNIVPGNTRSIALAERLGAQYEKTYQNVEMGEDYLYRHPGPSELGLDCDADGSPEAYA comes from the coding sequence ATGACCCTGCGGCTCGACATCCCCCGGATCGAGACCGAGCGCCTCGTCCTGCGCGGGCCGGAAGCCAGCGATTTCGAACCGCTGGCCGGCTTCCTGCTGGACCGCGAGCGCTCCTGGGGCTTCGGCACGGAAAAGAACATGTCCCGCGCCTGGCGCTGGTTCGCCATGTCCATCGGCCACTGGGCGCTGCACGGCTTCGGCTATTTCACCATGGAATGGAAGGAAACCGGCCAGCCCTGCGGCATCACCGGCATCTGGGCGCCCGAAGGCTGGCCCGAACCGGAACTGGGCTGGGTCGTCTATGACAGGTTCGAGGGCCGCGGCATCGCCTTCGAAGGCGCCGAACGCGCCCGCCGCTGGGCCTATCAGGATCTGGGCCTGACGACGCTCACCTCTAACATCGTGCCCGGCAACACGCGCTCCATCGCGCTGGCCGAACGCCTCGGCGCGCAGTACGAGAAGACCTACCAGAATGTCGAGATGGGAGAGGATTACCTCTATCGCCACCCCGGCCCGTCCGAACTGGGCCTCGACTGCGACGCCGACGGCTCCCCCGAGGCCTACGCATGA
- the ffh gene encoding signal recognition particle protein — MFENLSERLSGVFDRLTKQGALSEEDVKTALREVRVALLEADVSLPVARDFVKRVQDQATGQAVTRSVTPGQQVVKIVHDALVDTLTGSEDPGALKIDNPPAPILMVGLQGSGKTTTTAKLAKRLKDRDGKRVLMASLDVNRPAAMEQLEILGRQIGVDTLPIVKGEDPVTIAKRAKTQAGLGGYDVYMLDTAGRLHIDQELIAQAAAVRDVANPRETLLVVDGLTGQDAVNVATEFDDKIGVSGVVLTRMDGDGRGGAALSMRAVTGKPIRFVGLGEKMDAIETFEPERIAGRILGMGDIVSLVEKAQQTIEAEQAEKMMRRFQKGQFNMNDLKMQLEQMQKMGGMEGVMGMMPGMGKMAKQMEGAGIDDKVIAHQIALVNSMTKKERANPKLLQASRKKRIAQGAGLEVSELNKLLKMQRQMGDMMKKMGKGGMLKQAMKGMFDKGGPSPEDMAQGMDPKALEKAAKQMGKGMPGGGFPGMGGGGGLPPGLSGFGKKK, encoded by the coding sequence ATGTTTGAAAATCTTTCCGAACGTCTCTCCGGCGTCTTCGACCGGCTGACCAAACAGGGCGCGCTGAGCGAAGAAGACGTCAAGACCGCCCTGCGCGAGGTCCGCGTCGCCCTGCTCGAGGCCGACGTTTCCCTGCCTGTCGCCCGCGATTTCGTCAAACGCGTGCAGGACCAAGCCACCGGCCAGGCCGTCACCCGCTCCGTCACCCCCGGCCAGCAGGTCGTCAAGATCGTCCACGACGCGCTCGTCGACACGCTCACCGGGTCCGAGGACCCCGGCGCGCTGAAGATCGACAACCCGCCCGCGCCAATCCTGATGGTGGGCCTGCAGGGCTCTGGTAAAACCACCACCACCGCCAAGCTCGCCAAGCGTCTCAAGGACCGCGACGGCAAGCGCGTGCTGATGGCCTCGCTCGACGTCAACCGTCCCGCCGCCATGGAACAGCTTGAAATCCTCGGGCGTCAAATCGGCGTCGACACCCTGCCCATCGTCAAGGGCGAGGATCCGGTCACCATCGCCAAGCGCGCCAAGACGCAGGCGGGCCTCGGCGGCTATGACGTCTACATGCTCGACACGGCCGGTCGGTTGCACATCGACCAGGAACTCATCGCCCAGGCCGCCGCGGTGCGCGACGTCGCCAACCCGCGCGAGACCCTGCTGGTGGTCGACGGCCTCACCGGCCAGGACGCAGTGAACGTCGCCACCGAATTCGACGACAAGATCGGCGTCTCCGGCGTCGTGCTCACCCGGATGGACGGCGACGGCCGCGGCGGTGCGGCCCTTTCGATGCGCGCGGTCACCGGCAAACCCATCCGCTTCGTCGGCCTGGGCGAGAAAATGGACGCCATCGAGACCTTCGAGCCCGAGCGCATCGCGGGCCGAATCTTGGGCATGGGTGACATCGTCAGCCTCGTGGAAAAGGCGCAACAGACCATCGAGGCCGAACAGGCCGAAAAGATGATGCGCCGCTTCCAGAAGGGTCAGTTCAACATGAACGACCTCAAGATGCAGCTGGAACAGATGCAGAAGATGGGCGGCATGGAAGGCGTGATGGGCATGATGCCCGGCATGGGCAAGATGGCCAAGCAGATGGAAGGCGCGGGCATCGACGACAAGGTCATCGCCCACCAGATCGCGCTGGTCAATTCCATGACCAAGAAGGAACGCGCCAATCCCAAGCTCCTCCAGGCCAGCCGCAAGAAACGCATCGCGCAAGGCGCGGGGCTGGAAGTCTCCGAGCTCAACAAGCTTCTGAAGATGCAGCGCCAAATGGGCGACATGATGAAGAAGATGGGCAAGGGCGGGATGCTGAAACAGGCCATGAAAGGCATGTTCGACAAAGGCGGCCCCTCGCCCGAGGACATGGCCCAGGGCATGGACCCCAAGGCGCTCGAAAAAGCCGCCAAGCAGATGGGCAAGGGGATGCCCGGCGGCGGCTTTCCCGGCATGGGCGGCGGTGGCGGACTGCCCCCCGGTCTTTCCGGCTTTGGGAAAAAGAAATAA
- a CDS encoding prolyl-tRNA synthetase associated domain-containing protein: MVDATSAFQDSLPVSSDDLLAQMRAAGVEFELYEHIPLRTVEDAKTVQGGAVPGGPGRIDIKNFYLRDRKKRNHLVVLEQDREVDLKALGAQMGVAGLSFGSADRLMEFLGVRPGAVSPLAMVNGAGTGVQLWMDAAVKAADFVHAHPLVNDRTVAIRPGDLESLLAGWGADISWLEP; the protein is encoded by the coding sequence ATGGTCGATGCCACGTCCGCCTTTCAGGACAGTTTGCCGGTGAGTTCCGACGATCTGCTGGCGCAGATGCGCGCGGCGGGTGTGGAGTTCGAGCTTTACGAGCATATCCCGCTGCGCACGGTCGAGGACGCCAAGACGGTGCAGGGCGGGGCCGTGCCGGGCGGACCGGGGCGGATCGACATCAAGAATTTCTACCTGCGCGACCGCAAGAAGCGGAACCACTTGGTGGTGCTGGAACAGGACCGGGAGGTGGACCTGAAGGCGCTGGGCGCGCAGATGGGGGTGGCCGGACTGTCCTTTGGCTCGGCGGATCGGTTGATGGAGTTCTTGGGCGTGCGGCCCGGCGCGGTGAGCCCTTTGGCGATGGTCAACGGCGCAGGGACCGGCGTGCAGCTGTGGATGGACGCGGCGGTGAAGGCCGCGGATTTCGTCCATGCGCATCCGCTGGTCAATGACCGGACGGTGGCGATCCGGCCCGGGGACCTCGAATCGCTTCTGGCGGGGTGGGGCGCGGATATTTCGTGGCTTGAACCCTGA
- a CDS encoding AtpZ/AtpI family protein: protein MDDPDRHERLKRLEDRINALKGVDAPKPHMENHYSQAQLAWRMVIELVAGLGIGFGMGYGLDYLFGTIPIFLVLFTLLGLAAGIKTMMRSANEIQLKNAAETLDAERAREGDDKRMTDGH from the coding sequence GTGGACGATCCTGACCGACACGAGCGGCTAAAGCGGCTTGAAGACAGGATCAACGCGCTGAAGGGCGTGGATGCACCGAAGCCCCATATGGAGAACCACTATTCCCAGGCGCAGCTGGCCTGGCGGATGGTGATCGAGCTAGTGGCCGGTCTGGGGATCGGCTTTGGCATGGGGTACGGGTTGGATTACCTGTTCGGGACGATCCCGATCTTCCTCGTGCTGTTTACATTGCTGGGCCTTGCGGCGGGCATCAAGACGATGATGCGCAGCGCCAACGAGATCCAGTTGAAGAACGCGGCGGAAACGCTGGACGCAGAGCGAGCCCGCGAGGGTGACGACAAGAGGATGACAGATGGCCACTGA